One window of Cataglyphis hispanica isolate Lineage 1 chromosome 12, ULB_Chis1_1.0, whole genome shotgun sequence genomic DNA carries:
- the LOC126853761 gene encoding uncharacterized protein LOC126853761, translating to MGEGKSEHSGKRQRSSSRGVGKPSSDLEITHGKGKEKKGRKSKTKERWPFLEGLTVDELARYRRRRVQDRPKDNLQSYPESAVQQDPASEYRRAFGANIEEFSKENVWPIEGGKSEDYAEEILEEAQSSHRTDFREHEVIEDPSAKEKNAFVQLTHGNNAMETRVEASQFEIPFRRPSLIRRGTSLKCGGDFYTDTETYSAYVPYEGQHRAELARRPTSLKMEGDLDTMTEKCEKFIEWLNVSRPELLRIPTHLKMEGELETSTENQDKYIPFVGARRPELLRRNTNLKLEGDTYFVPEYTDVFRDYYIKDRLQPKKPQTHLKTEGDFFQTTESTENFVHPHIKQTQEIDVKQIKDDNEEDKWIDDQEEKKRKDEEMRMLVSKLEDLNGRPLEIPEYRDAYKDFPRERPKFARPDDEIGRADGSKVSSPSRSKFSMKIDQDPEYQSKYLDYPRDRPIYRKPPPMLRPTNVSSSGRNSACFGRPIHRQECRPFEYEPTSEVRSQYVPYGYIPKVETLKMPANLRLEGTFDLQPEYRNAYCAKYDRQSWAEPKTIYDRGDHSPSTMKKEHYWLKGNDSDQCDKTIVAQDQNAFCILDTRMHEENVTGKPPPASRRSSRLSQAMMAPRPTHLELTDRAIATRISRSPSPTYRLHVCDVDNEPRGFGQRRQSSGRIVRSPSVDRTIQDDITRPYSPSFGRDRQNRRINDQPFVVLDNTSKNVTGRSAVCRKNYTNRNVGADVMVSPISRGRPRTPTKWMPPWYDNTNTI from the exons ATGGGCGAGGGAAAAAGCGAGCATTCCGGCAAAAG GCAAAGATCCTCCTCTCGCGGTGTCGGCAAGCCATCCTCGGATCTCGAGATAACGCATGGTAAAGGCAAGGAGAAAAAGGGACGTAAGAGCAAGACTAAGGAGAGATGGCCATTTCTCGAAGGATTGACAGTCGACGAGTTGGCTCGTTATCGGAGGAGGCGCGTGCAGGATCGGCCGAAGGACAATCTTCAATCATATCCGGAATCAGCGGTCCAACAAGATCCTGCATCTGAGTATCGCCGCGCCTTTGGTGCAAATATCGAGGAATTTTCTaag gaAAATGTTTGGCCAATAGAAGGAGGAAAGTCCGAGGATTATGCGGAGGAAATCCTCGAGGAGGCACAATCTTCGCATCGCACAGATTTTCGAGAGCACGAAGTAATCGAGGATCCATCcgcgaaagaaaagaatgcTTTTGTCCAATTGACTCATGGAAACAACGCGATGGAAACAAGAGTGGAAGCCTCACAATTTGAGATTCCGTTCAGACGTCCATCACTTATCAGAAg GGGTACTAGCTTGAAGTGCGGCGGAGATTTCTACACCGATACGGAAACGTACTCGGCGTACGTGCCTTATGAGGGCCAGCATCGTGCCGAGCTTGCGCGTCGACCCACGTCCTTGAAGATGGAGGGCGACCTGGACACCATGACAGAAAAATGCGAGAAATTTATTGAGTGGCTCAATGTTAGTCGACCGGAACTTTTGCGTATACCTACTCATCTGAAGATGGAGGGCGAGTTGGAAACGTCGACGGAAAATCAGGACAAGTACATTCCGTTTGTGGGTGCGCGGAGACCGGAATTATTGAGACGAAACACAAATTTAAAGCTCGAGGGAGATACCTACTTTGTACCGGAATACACCGATGTGTTcagagattattatatcaaag atagactGCAGCCGAAGAAACCGCAAACGCATTTAAAAACTGAAGGTGATTTTTTCCAAACCACAGAGAGCACTGAAAATTTTGTTCACCCTCACATTAAGCAGACACAAGAAATAGATGTTAAACAGATTAAAGACGATAATGAAGAAGACAAATGGATAGACGAtcaagaggagaaaaaaaggaaggacGAAGAGATGAGAATGTTGGTGTCAAAGTTGGAAGATCTAAATGGTCGGCCGCTCGAAATTCCAGAATATCGAGACGCATATAAG gatTTTCCACGCGAACGGCCAAAGTTTGCAAGACCGGATGATGAGATAGGTCGCGCTGATGGCTCAAAAGTATCTTCACCGTCACGCTCTAAGTTTTCTATGAAGATCGATCAAGATCCAGAGTATCAATCAAAGTATTTGGATTATCCGCGGGATCGTCCCATTTATCGTAAGCCACCGCCGATGTTGCGACCGACAAATGTCTCCTCTTCCGGTCGCAATAGCGCGTGCTTTGGTAGACCAATTCATCGACAGGAATGTCGTCCATTCGAGTACGAACCTACAAGCGAAGTGAGATCTCAATACGTTCCTTACGGATATATACCGAAGGTCGAAACACTAAAGATGCCGGCAAATTTACGTTTGGAGGGTACTTTTGATCTTCAACCTGAGTACAGAAACGCTTATTGCGCGAAATACGATCGTCAAAGCTGGGCGGAACCTAAAACAATCTATGATAGAGGCGATCATAGTCCAAGTACTATGAAAAAAGAACATTATTGGTTAAAGGGAAACGATAGTGATCAGTGTGATAAAACGATTGTCGCTCAAGATCAAAATGCTTTTTGTATATTGGACACGCGAATGCATGAGGAGAATGTCACTGGAAAACCACCGCCCGCCAGCAGAAG gAGCTCTAGACTGTCTCAAGCCATGATGGCGCCGAGACCGACGCATCTAGAGTTGACGGATCGCGCGATTGCTACAAGAATCTCACGATCTCCCAGTCCAACATATCGATTACACGTTTGTGACGTCGACAATGAGCCACGAGGTTTTGGTCAACGTAGACAGTCTTCCGGAAGAATTGTTCGCAGTCCTTCAGTCGATCGTACGATTCAGGACGACATTACTAGACCTTATTCGCCTAGCTTCGGCAGAGACAGGCAGAATCGTCGCATCAACGATCAACCGTTCGTAGTTCTAGATAACACCTCGAAAAATGTGACAGGTAGAAGCGCTGTgtgtagaaaaaattacacCAATAGAAATGTTGGTGCTGATGTTATGGTATCTCCGATTTCCCGAGGAAGACCTAGAACTCCAACCAAATGGATGCCACCGTGGTACGACAATACGAATACGATCTAG
- the LOC126853778 gene encoding multiple coagulation factor deficiency protein 2 homolog isoform X2 codes for MHWTLGALIIGSFGCKYIHAQAQRVAPGVPPQHYQQPVHHVPQQHVQQIPQQQQYQQVPMQQQVPVQQMPVQQQVPVQQVPIQQQVPVQQVPIQQQPQVQQGHGHAHGHGQSQVLNTANIAHEKEHIAEHADVPLDTSKMTEQELQFHYFKMHDADNNNRLDGCELIKSLIHWHEQDSAGGTQENKLFSDEELVQLIDPILSMDDSNNDGYIDYPEFIQAQQNAAAVNPRP; via the exons ATGCATTGGACGTTGGGCGCATTGATAATTGGATCGTTCGGATGTAAATATATCCATGCTCAGGCGCAAAGAGTCGCGCCGGGTGTACCGCCTCAGCATTATCAGCAG CCTGTTCATCACGTACCGCAACAACATGTGCAACAAATTCCACAACAGCaacaa tACCAACAAGTACCAATGCAACAACAAGTGCCTGTTCAGCAAATGCCAGTGCAACAACAGGTTCCTGTTCAGCAAGTTCCGATACAACAACAGGTCCCTGTTCAG CAAGTACCAATTCAACAGCAACCTCAGGTTCAACAAGGACATGGACATGCACATGGTCATGGACAATCTCAAGTACTCAATACTGCCAACATAGCTCATGAAAAAGA ACATATTGCAGAGCATGCCGACGTTCCACTAGATACCAGCAAGATGACAGAGCAGGAGTTGCAGTTTcactattttaaaatgcatgATGCAGATAACAATAATAGATTAGACGGTTGTGAGCTCATCAAATCTCTTATACATTGGCATG AACAAGATAGTGCAGGAGGTACGCAAGAAAATAAGTTATTCAGTGATGAGGAATTGGTACAATTGATAGATCCGATACTTAGCATGGATGATTCTAACAACGATGGCTACATTGACTATCCTGAATTTATACAGGCTCAACAAAACGCAGCAGCAGTTAATCCGCGTCCATAA
- the LOC126853778 gene encoding probable basic-leucine zipper transcription factor I isoform X1 codes for MHWTLGALIIGSFGCKYIHAQAQRVAPGVPPQHYQQPVHHVPQQHVQQIPQQQQYQQVPMQQQVPVQQMPVQQQVPVQQVPIQQQVPVQQVPMQQQVPVQQVPMQQVPIQQQPQVQQGHGHAHGHGQSQVLNTANIAHEKEHIAEHADVPLDTSKMTEQELQFHYFKMHDADNNNRLDGCELIKSLIHWHEQDSAGGTQENKLFSDEELVQLIDPILSMDDSNNDGYIDYPEFIQAQQNAAAVNPRP; via the exons ATGCATTGGACGTTGGGCGCATTGATAATTGGATCGTTCGGATGTAAATATATCCATGCTCAGGCGCAAAGAGTCGCGCCGGGTGTACCGCCTCAGCATTATCAGCAG CCTGTTCATCACGTACCGCAACAACATGTGCAACAAATTCCACAACAGCaacaa tACCAACAAGTACCAATGCAACAACAAGTGCCTGTTCAGCAAATGCCAGTGCAACAACAGGTTCCTGTTCAGCAAGTTCCGATACAACAACAGGTCCCTGTTCAGCAAGTACCGATGCAACAACAGGTCCCTGTTCAGCAAGTACCGATGCAACAAGTACCAATTCAACAGCAACCTCAGGTTCAACAAGGACATGGACATGCACATGGTCATGGACAATCTCAAGTACTCAATACTGCCAACATAGCTCATGAAAAAGA ACATATTGCAGAGCATGCCGACGTTCCACTAGATACCAGCAAGATGACAGAGCAGGAGTTGCAGTTTcactattttaaaatgcatgATGCAGATAACAATAATAGATTAGACGGTTGTGAGCTCATCAAATCTCTTATACATTGGCATG AACAAGATAGTGCAGGAGGTACGCAAGAAAATAAGTTATTCAGTGATGAGGAATTGGTACAATTGATAGATCCGATACTTAGCATGGATGATTCTAACAACGATGGCTACATTGACTATCCTGAATTTATACAGGCTCAACAAAACGCAGCAGCAGTTAATCCGCGTCCATAA